TAAATATTCATGAAAAAGAGACACTGTCCGAAAACAAGTCATTTGTTCTGTATAAAAAAGGTCAAATGGTTTTTTATGAGGGCAACTATCCGCAGGGGCTCTACTGTATCTACTCCGGTAAAGTAAAAATCCATAAACACGGTTACGATGGAAAGGAGCAGATTCTTCGGTTTGCAAAAAAAGGCAATGTTATTGGCTATCGCGCACTCCTTAGTGACGAGAAGTACCATGTGTCTGCTACCGCAATCGAGGATTCGTTGATTTGCTATTTCCCCCGCAACGTTTATCAGGAAATGATTGCCGGGAATCCGGCATTGTCGATGCAAATCATACGGTTGCTTACCACAGATTTGCGGTCGGCAGAAGAAAAAACAGTTAACATGGTGCAGAAGCAGGTACGCGAGCGTATTGCCGAGGCTTTGCTAATGTTAAAAGATTTCTTTGGTACCGAGGATGATGGGGCAACCATTGCAACGGTGCTAACGCGGGAGAGTATTGGGAGTATTGCTGGAACAACCACCGAAACCGCAATCAGAATTTTATCTGATTTTCACAAAAAGAACGTCGTTGAGCTGGTTGGAAAAAAAATTAAAGTTGCCAACCAGAAAGAACTGGTAAAAATTGCTAATCTTGGCGATTA
This is a stretch of genomic DNA from Ignavibacteria bacterium. It encodes these proteins:
- a CDS encoding Crp/Fnr family transcriptional regulator is translated as MQHTGGHLSNEVTSCAKCGSVHESIFCVLNIHEKETLSENKSFVLYKKGQMVFYEGNYPQGLYCIYSGKVKIHKHGYDGKEQILRFAKKGNVIGYRALLSDEKYHVSATAIEDSLICYFPRNVYQEMIAGNPALSMQIIRLLTTDLRSAEEKTVNMVQKQVRERIAEALLMLKDFFGTEDDGATIATVLTRESIGSIAGTTTETAIRILSDFHKKNVVELVGKKIKVANQKELVKIANLGD